The sequence GCTTCTGCGCGACGAGTCAGAATAGTTTCCATCTCTTCCATTGCGGAGATCAAATTGGTCTCAGTGGAACTATCTAATCGATGTTTCCATTGCGAAGTATCCACATTACCTTCAAGAAATGGAATCCCGGCAAAATGTCCTACCTGACGACGCGGCCCCTGTTGAACCGTGTTTGCATGAGGATTTTTAAGACGTTTATGTATTTCAAGTTCTTCTAATAATCCTCTGCGGTAGAGAGCCTCTATACTCGGAGCAGATAGTCCACGCACTCCAAAAGGAAGTTGTTTGAATGGAGACCAAGGACTCTCCGCTTTTTCTAATATAAGAACTTTGCATTTTGCTAATGCAAGTTCGCAGGCTAAAAAAAGTCCTACCGGGCCCGCTCCGGAAATAATAACATCATGTGGTTGGCCTTGTTTCATTTATTCCACCCATTCTTCAAAATTTTAAACGTGAGATTTAATACATCCTTTGGAGAAGGAGAATTACATGCGAAACTCACACCTTCCAGGACCAACTTTGCAATACATTCCGCTTCCATCTTATTGACGCCTGAATCGTTTTGGATCTCTTTAGCTAAAGAATTTTCATAACGAGCCCATAAACCGCGCAGATAGGAAGTAAGTTCAGGAGAAGATCGGATAAGTTTTCCAAATCCGGAGAAGGTCTTTTTATTCGGAGGGTTGAATAACTTGCTTGAGAAAAAGTATCGATAGAGAGCATCCAGAATGGTTTGG comes from Leptospira dzoumogneensis and encodes:
- a CDS encoding TetR/AcrR family transcriptional regulator; amino-acid sequence: MGLRETKKAKTRKLISDIARDLFIEKGYDAVTIVEIAEKAEVAVTTLFNYFPTKESLIFDLEDEIDADILKAIRERKKDQTILDALYRYFFSSKLFNPPNKKTFSGFGKLIRSSPELTSYLRGLWARYENSLAKEIQNDSGVNKMEAECIAKLVLEGVSFACNSPSPKDVLNLTFKILKNGWNK